From a region of the Myxococcus stipitatus genome:
- a CDS encoding M16 family metallopeptidase, with product MRRLLPLLLLMLGLALPAAAQSPASTAFPYTLKTDTLPNGLTVVRVPYPSRGIIAYVTVVRVGSRNEVEPGKTGFAHFFEHMMFKGTQRHPEGEREKLMGTFGFDDNAFTTDDITLYYSYGPSAGLPQLIEIEADRFQNLEYSEPSFRTEALAVLGEYHKNAAAPYLKMEEALNATAFTRHTYRHTTLGFYEDIKAMPEAYDYSRTFFQRWYTPDNTLLFIVGDFDDAKVMQLVRDNYGPWNRKAAQVSVPAEPPQRGTRTVHVDWPQPTQPRLVLAWHTPAASPRTPDSALQALLIDYLVGPTSPAYKSLVLDKQLVEAIGSDAAEHRDPHLFTLTATLKEERSRDTVRLALLQEVSRLAAGKVDAARVKAAQDHARYGALMALQTPRDVGIQLGWNAGILGTPDGLQTHLRHLAQVTPAQLSTFAKRYLTANNLTMLSLTPKVAADAGGTK from the coding sequence ATGAGACGATTGCTCCCCCTCCTCCTGCTGATGCTCGGCCTGGCCCTCCCGGCCGCCGCCCAGTCGCCCGCCTCCACGGCCTTCCCCTACACCCTCAAGACGGACACCCTGCCCAACGGCCTCACCGTCGTGCGCGTGCCCTACCCCTCCCGGGGAATCATCGCCTACGTCACCGTGGTCCGCGTCGGCTCGCGCAACGAGGTGGAACCCGGCAAGACGGGCTTCGCCCACTTCTTCGAACACATGATGTTCAAGGGCACCCAGCGCCACCCGGAGGGCGAGCGCGAGAAGCTGATGGGCACGTTCGGCTTCGACGACAACGCCTTCACCACCGACGACATCACCCTCTACTACTCCTACGGCCCCTCCGCCGGCCTGCCCCAGCTCATCGAAATCGAGGCCGACCGCTTCCAGAACCTGGAGTACTCCGAGCCCTCCTTCCGCACCGAGGCGCTCGCCGTGCTCGGCGAGTACCACAAGAACGCCGCCGCGCCGTACCTCAAGATGGAGGAGGCCCTCAACGCCACCGCCTTCACCCGGCACACCTACCGGCACACCACGCTCGGCTTCTACGAAGACATCAAGGCCATGCCCGAGGCCTATGACTACAGCCGCACCTTCTTCCAGCGCTGGTACACCCCCGACAACACCCTGCTCTTCATCGTTGGCGACTTCGACGACGCGAAGGTGATGCAGCTGGTCCGCGACAACTACGGCCCCTGGAACCGCAAGGCCGCCCAGGTCTCCGTCCCCGCCGAGCCCCCCCAGCGCGGCACCCGCACCGTCCACGTCGACTGGCCCCAGCCCACCCAGCCCCGCCTCGTGCTCGCCTGGCACACCCCCGCCGCCTCCCCCAGGACGCCGGACTCCGCGCTCCAGGCGCTGCTCATCGACTACCTCGTCGGCCCCACCAGCCCCGCGTACAAGTCGCTCGTGCTCGACAAGCAGCTCGTCGAGGCCATCGGCAGCGATGCCGCCGAGCACCGCGACCCGCACCTGTTCACCCTCACCGCCACCCTCAAGGAGGAGCGCTCGCGCGACACCGTGCGGCTGGCCCTCCTCCAGGAGGTGAGCCGGCTCGCCGCCGGCAAGGTCGACGCCGCCCGCGTCAAGGCCGCCCAGGACCACGCCCGCTATGGCGCCCTCATGGCGCTCCAGACGCCGCGCGACGTGGGCATCCAGTTGGGCTGGAACGCCGGCATCCTCGGCACGCCCGACGGCCTCCAGACCCACCTGCGCCACCTGGCCCAGGTGACCCCCGCCCAGCTCTCCACCTTCGCCAAGCGCTACCTCACCGCCAACAACCTCACGATGCTCAGCCTCACCCCCAAGGTCGCCGCCGACGCCGGAGGGACGAAGTGA